TTGCCTTCCAGATTCTCTTGAGCAATATCATCACTTGAAGGTAATAACTTTTCTATATTTATCTTTAATTATTAACCACAtagtatatgaaatatatattacttaTTAATCATTTTGTCTCAAAACCCTTTCAGCCTAAGATTGAAATGAAAGAGTATGTTTCGAACCAGGCAGTCGGAATGAAAGATGTACAAGCATGCACATCAGGTAAAAATTTTTGCAATACAAATTTAACTCTGGAAAGaagcacattaaaatattttaaatgctagcAGTCTTCatattcctgtcttttttttcaaatttgatggATAGATTTGATATATATAATGCAGACATTAGTGTTGGTATCTATGTTTGAAAAGCATTATATTTAGAAGcataagataaatttttaaaatgtaagctctAACTTAGATGTATCTTCTATTATGTATTGCTACGCTGAAGTTCTCAGTTGGGAATACCTATACTCATTTGGGTTTCACAGAGGTGAATTATGAGACTACAATTTTTTCCCGTGTCAGAAATGCTTGTCGGAATTCTGATCTTTACCTAGAGGAAAGCTTTCCTTGCTAACATGTCAATTTTGTATAAAGTTTAGTTACTTCATCCTAGTGTTAGACTGATTATCTGAAGCAAATTGGATGTTTtgattaatgtgtgtgtgtgtgtgtgtgtgtgtgtgtgcagggaatATCTTGGAGTACAAAAATGAGGAAAGTAATCTTTTTTTCATGGCTATTTGGCAGACACACTCATTTCAAAGAGTGATTCTGAAACTTTATAGGCTTAGGGTTTTTTGTGTAATTGATAATTATTGCATAGAAGTAACCAACACCCTGAATTAGGTGTTTGTCATTGTAATGCACTTTTCATACATTTTACCATATATGTGTATGGTCATAAATCATATGTAGAATTGGTGTTTCTGTCCTAAAATTTCAATCATATAAATGAttgtacattataaatatattattcagCAGCTTTCTTTTGCTTACTCAGCGTTATAGTTTTGAGATCAGTTGATATGTTTTGTTCACACCCATTGATTTGTCCAAAGAGATCCATTGCTATTTTCAGAAGTAGTTCTAGTTGAGTTTACATTTCCTATAGTATTTCATGCTATGAAAGTACCACATTTAATTCAACTCTCTTTTGTggtgaaaaaaagataaaaacattaaaaaatgatggcataccccaaagagcttttgtttaagTGGATTGTATCTATTGATATTTACTGTATCAGAAACTGAAgctgaataatttaaaatataagcatGCACCGCCATGCATTCCAATAGCCGTTATAACTCTGGCCCATTAAGCACCCATGATCTTATGACACATCATGTGTCTAATGGTTAAACATAAGTCTtgttattaaaagaaagttcataTTCCTGAAGaatctttattattaataaacaaAGCTctcatggaaaacaaaatatataatatcgCTGAGTGAATCAAAGTAAGtaacactaaaaaataaaaatgtcaaagatTATGGTTAATAAAACCTATGTGAGTGAATGGCAAGTACGGGACATGTAGAATACAATAAGCCATGCAGGAGTGGTGTGTTTCTGGGGGAGTGGAGGACATGGGACTGCTTCTGTTTTAGAAGGAATTTCTCCACGTTAGTCAAATTGTATTATGATTTACATTCTAATaatgaaaactttcttttcagCTTTTTCAGATTTGGATTTTAATAGTTTGACCTTCAGTAATGAAATTCATGAAAGATCTGAGAATTTGAAAGTTGGTGGTCTACGTCCATTTGTATCTCCACCAATGACCAACACTGTGTTGGGATCCACAGACTTGGGACAGATGAACTTAATAGATCAAGAAAAGATGACCACTGCAGGTGCGTTTCTATTTTGGAATCACACTCTCCGTGACCTGTGTTGAGTTACAGCTACTAGAAAACAAAGAGAGCAAAGAAGGTAATAAAGAAGCATGGAGAATTCAGTCCCAGCGTAGCTGTGCTTGGCTTCATAATACCATAGTTGTGACTTTCAAAGAATCATTTTGTGGCAAAGTGTGTATTGTGTTTACACCCCCCTTATATAAGCTATAACCAAACAGAGGACCTATCAGCAGGGCATTTGTGTTCTTTAACCAAAgcaacataaaaataacaaagagaatgagaaggaTGAGTAATTTTGTTTAGGCTAGTATTTAACATAAACTTGAATGTGAGTCCAAGGATTACATGTAGAACTTTGGGACTGGGGGGGAAATGTAGGCAAGGATGTAAAGATTGCCTGCTCAAACACAATGtggtttctttgctttattttcataGCTCTGAATTTGTATCAGTTGTAACTACATAAAATGTTGCCCCTAAAGCACCTTCCAAACCCCAAAATTAAGTTATTTTTAGCAACTTCTGTGACTTTATGTAGTATAGAATTGTCTTTCCCAGTATGAATGGGTATCCTTGAGAATTTGCTAGATGGTGTCTTTTCGGCTGTGTTCACACAGTTTATCACCTTGTTTTAATGAATAACAATTTACTAGGAATACTAGTTTGAAGGAAGGTGGTGTCATTAAAAAGAAcgtgaaaatacattttaattttactagGACACATAATCTGTTGAATAACTGCATCTAATATGTGTTCTACTTTATGTCCCAGTTAAATTCATTGTCTTTAATCAGGTATACGATCAGATCTATATAgtaataaatcataaaatatttttgcaccccaatagtttcatttcattttttacatggcaaaacccagtctctagaaaaaatacaaaattagccgagcatggcaGCACATGcgtgtggtcccagatactcagaggctgaggtgggagaatctctagagtctgggaggcagaggttgtagttagctgagatcgcaccactgtgctccagcctggggctactgagcaagaccttgtctcaaaaaaatgacacaaaagaAAAGATGATTTGAAAGATTGTCCCATACAGTTTAGGACAAAAGGGATAGACATGCATAGAAAGAATGTACATTTCAGG
Above is a window of Pongo pygmaeus isolate AG05252 chromosome 14, NHGRI_mPonPyg2-v2.0_pri, whole genome shotgun sequence DNA encoding:
- the LOC129011223 gene encoding ankyrin repeat domain-containing protein 26-like isoform X2, translated to MMNSLNSTKTTFENVPQKYDSRLTGADGQRGKITIKEQEDSLEQYHHLKPKIEMKEYVSNQAVGMKDVQACTSAFSDLDFNSLTFSNEIHERSENLKVGGLRPFVSPPMTNTVLGSTDLGQMNLIDQEKMTTAERTGNENG
- the LOC129011223 gene encoding ankyrin repeat domain-containing protein 26-like isoform X1, which translates into the protein MMNSLNSTKTTFENVPQKYDSRLTGADGQRGKITIKEQEDSLEQYHHLKPKIEMKEYVSNQAVGMKDVQACTSAFSDLDFNSLTFSNEIHERSENLKVGGLRPFVSPPMTNTVLGSTDLGQMNLIDQEKMTTAGAFLFWNHTLRDLC